Sequence from the Syntrophorhabdaceae bacterium genome:
CTATGGGCTGCTTGTCGCCTTTGGTGTTGGCTTCGGCCTCATTCTTGACATCATTGGCCTTGATTTCGAAGGCAAATTCGATTTGCTGACGCCTTATAAGATCGAAGCGTATCTTATCACCGCTGCCGATCTCATAAACTTTATTATTACAGGCATGGTTCTCGGAGTCGTGGCTGATAGAAGAGAAATCAAATCGAATCAGATGAGATTTAACAAAAAGGGATTGGCTATAGCTTCAGTAGCGGGCTTAATCCTGTATCCTGCAACGAATCTTCTCATTTCCGTTCTCGTTGATCCGGTTGTGTCGCTTGTTTCTGATATCCCCGGGAATGCCGTGAGATGGTTCTATGCCGGATTCTTTGTTCCGCTCGCGGTAAACGGTGCTGTTATCCCTCTTTTCTATTGCCTGACAAAAGATGCATTTACAGGCGGATGGGTGCAAAGACCCCTTCAGTTCTTTCTGGTATATTACTTCGGGTATCTCGTAATCCTCAGTTTTTTCGGATTGCCTTTCGGCTTCTCACTGCAAGCAGTACTTCATTTCCTGATCATTATCATAGTTCCTACATTCTTGATTGCAGGATTGACTGCAAAACTTCAGGATTGGTACGCTGTAAGAGAAACTGCCATGAAGAAGAGGCGGACAATATCGGAACACTGAAGTGTGAGGTGGCAAGGTATAGGCCATCATCCGGTTACCCGAGGGAGGCGATTCCCTTGTTTAAGGACAGAAATAGGCGGCCACTGCGCTAAGAACCCGCAAAAAGCTGTCCTACTCTACAATGCATATCGTGAGCCCGGCTCCTTTGTGAAGGATCGTCCTTGCCAGGCTGCCCGTAAGGATGGGGACCGCCTTTCGTCTGCCCAGCACGAGCGTCTTATATTCGCCCTCCTTGGCCTCTTCGAGAATGCCTTCGGCCACGCTGGCCATATTGCTCCTCACTTTGTTCTCGATCTGGTCCGTGCCCATGCCTTTATCGGTCAGCATCCGGCGGGCTTTCTCGAAAGGTGGGGCCAGTACGGTCTCCTGGTTCGAGAGCCATACGTCGATAACCCGCTGCCGGTTTTCCTTTTCGGCGGCGGACAGCATATGGCCGTCATCCCAGAATTGGGCCGGCACTCCGGGTATGACGTAGAGCAGGGTAATCTTGACATCGCTTAACCCCGAGAACTGGGACCCCACATACTCCACAGCTTTAAACGCACTCTCGGAACCGTCGAAGGCAACCAAAATATCTCTTCCTTTCATAGTCCCTCCAAGTTATGCATAGAGTAGTATTATATTTTAGATCACTTCTCAGATTTGCGCAACTCTTGATAAGGTCCCGGTTTGGCATGTCAAACTGAGAATTGTCCAACGCTTCGACTGCCTTTAAGGCATGACCATGCCGCTCTTGTTTAGGTGGCCACTGAGAGAGTAAGTCGATCTCGCGGATAGTCAACAATTCCTTGAATTTCTTGACAAGTTCGTGATCCCTGTATACATTGAGGAGAAAGATATGCGATCGTTTTTTGTATCCACAGAAATTCCAGAAGCTTGAAGGAGACCGGCATCAGGGCTCTAGCCATAATCGTAGGCGCGTTTATCGTAATTACTGTCCTGTGGGATGGGTTCGAGACGATCATCTTCCCGAGACGGGTCACGCGGAAGATGCGTCTCACCCGGCTCTTCTATCACTACACGTGGCTCATCTGGGCCCAACTTGTAAACCTTTTGTCCTCAAGGAAACGCAGCGAAACCCTGCTCAGTTTTTACGGCCCCCTGTCGCTCATCTTTCTTCTCATCATTTGGGCGTGGGCGCTGGTCTTCGGTTTCGGCCTGCTCCAGTGGGCCGCTGGCCCTCCGCGTCTGCCGGCGGAAACCGGCATGAGTTTCTGGGCCTATTTTTACTTCAGCGGCACCAATTTCTTTACCCTTGGCTTAGGCGACATCACGCCCCACACCACTGCGGCGAGAATCATGACTATGATAGAAGCGGGCCTTGGCCTCGGTTTTCTCGCCCTTATCGTGGGTTACCTGCCCGCGCTCAACCAATCCTTTGCCAGGCGTGAAGAGACCATCTCCCTGCTTGATGCGAGGGCCGGGTCGCCACCGACCGCAATGGAGATGCTCCGCAGACACAGCCGTGATAATGGGTTGCAGGAGCTAGGACAGTTTCTCGGCCTCTGGGAAAGCTGGTCATCGGAATTGCTTGAAAGCCATCTTTCCTATCCTGTGCTTGCCTACTTCCGTTCTCAGCATGATAATGAATCGTGGCTTGCAGCTCTCACGGCTATTCTCGATACGACGAGCCTGATCATGGCGTATTTCACCGGGTCATGCAGGAATCAGGCTGAACTCACCTTTGCCATGGCGCGTCACGCAGTGGTTGATCTATCCATAGTCTTTGACACCCCGCCATGCGAACCCGATGAAGACCGTCTTCCCGCCGCCGACCTTGACCGGTTGACAGATGCGCTTAGCCGCTTAAGATTTGGCCCCTCAGTTGAGGCCGCAAGCAGGGAAAAGTTGGTCGAACTCCGACACATGTACGAACCGTACCTCAACGCCCTCTCCGATCATTTATGCCTTGATATACCTCCATGGATTCCTGCGCCGGATCAGGCGGACAACTGGCAGACAAGCGCCTGGGGACCAATAGCCCCTGACGCGCTTAATCCCACCAGGCGCGCGGCCCGACGGACACGTCGCCACTTTTGAGACCGCATGAGTCGGGCTCGTTTAGATTATTGTGTAGATGGCCTCCGATCGAAGGTTGGCGCTTAGTCCACAATATCCGCTACATAAGCAACTTGAGCAGTCTTCTCGCATTGCCCGAGAAGATTTTCTCCCGGTCGCCCTCCGATATGTCCATCCTCTGTATGGATTCGATAGTGTCCAGCGTGCGGCCGTAGCTACCGGACTT
This genomic interval carries:
- a CDS encoding universal stress protein, which encodes MKGRDILVAFDGSESAFKAVEYVGSQFSGLSDVKITLLYVIPGVPAQFWDDGHMLSAAEKENRQRVIDVWLSNQETVLAPPFEKARRMLTDKGMGTDQIENKVRSNMASVAEGILEEAKEGEYKTLVLGRRKAVPILTGSLARTILHKGAGLTICIVE
- a CDS encoding potassium channel family protein, which produces MKETGIRALAIIVGAFIVITVLWDGFETIIFPRRVTRKMRLTRLFYHYTWLIWAQLVNLLSSRKRSETLLSFYGPLSLIFLLIIWAWALVFGFGLLQWAAGPPRLPAETGMSFWAYFYFSGTNFFTLGLGDITPHTTAARIMTMIEAGLGLGFLALIVGYLPALNQSFARREETISLLDARAGSPPTAMEMLRRHSRDNGLQELGQFLGLWESWSSELLESHLSYPVLAYFRSQHDNESWLAALTAILDTTSLIMAYFTGSCRNQAELTFAMARHAVVDLSIVFDTPPCEPDEDRLPAADLDRLTDALSRLRFGPSVEAASREKLVELRHMYEPYLNALSDHLCLDIPPWIPAPDQADNWQTSAWGPIAPDALNPTRRAARRTRRHF